A genomic window from Silene latifolia isolate original U9 population chromosome Y, ASM4854445v1, whole genome shotgun sequence includes:
- the LOC141629588 gene encoding uncharacterized protein LOC141629588, which yields MEDIQATGALFTWSNKQESQDRVYSRLDRELGNQQWLDKFGDFIAHFHPEGIFDHCPCTIVNRKVEMSGRRSFKYFNMWGLSEHFLGCVDSVWRRTYDGTPMFKVIKKLKALKPVLKQLNKHCFSDIENSTNITSSLLENIQNKLVDNPGNLELMQQEMEVAHELRELTVARDSFLTQKVKLQWSLAGDINSIYFHNAIKRRIMLNKVLLIEDKNGISCTDGSQIQGAFFDYYMELLGTHNDTADVDFHVVRKGKCCSPEHCTILSKALSADEVKQCLFSIPKEKSPSPDGFTSQFYKDAWSIIGEEICAAVMNFFETGKLLTQINSTIITLIPKIDRPTSVKHFSRNQGAFVKGRSILENILVCQDLVRLYNRANVSSRCMFKLDLQKAYDTIEWQFLEQMLASLRFLAKFSHLLMTCVSTSFFSLSLNGAQFGYFNGKRGLRQGDPVSPLLFTICMEYLTRILDFATQKWYFRFHPLCGGLRLNHLLFADDLLMFCKGDARSIMLLLRDYATFSASSGLKINTTKSEVVFKGVADAVRNYLWDGGVEHNIAPLVAWQKACTSKKCGGLGIKEAGILNKATVGNLVHWIHMKADRLWVQWVDHIYIHGQDWQNYHPPLDSNWNWRNVCKVKDLFVAGYHNNHWIADPKGYSIKSGYSWLQGVHPPVNWYQVVWDSWCLPKHSFMGWLIKLEALNTREKLFRIGVSDTDSFVICEQWTESHKHLFKECAFSARIITGLEEWLQVQLDGNTSYSSRLQQQVCHLVMMACWYNIWIERNRCMIEFSICKPDKVVNEVKKLVHMRVQGLVKGQCHNFSAEFDSRIKKLQTQLNQIAAEQAYGQQEMVYAVYAEGISSYEVPSYSEFIGQINWSKRDISDVKTVMNVAMTEECSALLRNGTLPKMSDPGLDKFTDPRGEMGALSMKPGTAWIDDPGGGVDKATPSRKKLRDEMIDWDPDAVGSCCSYIAKLWRPDVRLTIAEATASSQRPSSRSMICAVG from the exons ATGGAAGACATTCAGGCTACTGGTGCCCTATTCACCTGGTCTAATAAGCAAGAATCTCAGGATAGAGTATACAGCAGACTTGATAGAGAATTGGGTAATCAGCAATGGCTTGATAAGTTTGGTGACTTCATAGCTCATTTTCATCCTGAAGGAATTTTTGACCACTGTCCTTGTACCATTGTTAATAGGAAAGTGGAGATGAGTGGTAGAAGaagttttaaatattttaatatgtggggttTATCTGAGCATTTTCTGGGATGTGTGGACAGTGTTTGGAGAAGGACATATGATGGTACACCTATGTTCAAAGTTATCAAGAAGTTGAAAGCTTTAAAACCAGTCCTAAAGCAGTTGAACAAACATTGTTTTTCAGATATTGAAAACAGTACTAATATTACTAGCTCCCTATTGGAAAATATCCAGAACAAACTGGTGGATAACCCGGGCAATTTGGAGTTGATGCAGCAGGAAATGGAAGTGGCTCATGAGCTGAGGGAGCTTACTGTGGCTAGGGATAGCTTTCTTACTCAGAAGGTAAAGCTCCAGTGGTCCCTAGCAGGTGACATTAACTCTATATATTTTCATAATGCTATAAAGAGAAGAATTATGCTTAATAAGGTTCTCCTAATTGAAGATAAGAATGGTATTAGTTGTACTGATGGGTCACAAATACAAGGAGCTTTCTTCGACTATTATATGGAGCTGCTAGGCACACATAATGATACTGCTGATGTTGATTTTCATGTGGTAAGGAAAGGGAAATGCTGCTCTCCTGAGCACTGTACTATCTTAAGTAAAGCTTTGTCTGCTGATGAGGTTAAACAATGCTTATTCAGTATCCCTAAGGAGAAATCTCCTAGTCCTGATGGGTTTACTAGTCAATTTTATAAAGATGCATGGAGTATTATTGGGGAGGAGATCTGTGCTGCTGTGATGAACTTCTTTGAAACTGGGAAACTACTTACTCAGATTAACTCCACTATTATCACACTCATTCCAAAGATAGATAGACCTACTAGTGTGAAGCACTTCAG TCGAAATCAAGGAGCATTTGTGAAAGGGAGAAGTATACTTGAAAACATTTTGGTCTGCCAAGATTTGGTCAGATTGTACAACAGAGCTAATGTGTCTTCTAGATGTATGTTCAAGTTAGATCTACAGAAGGCTTATGATACAATTGAGTGGCAATTCCTTGAGCAAATGTTGGCTTCTTTGAGGTTTCTTGCAAAGTTTAGTCACTTACTGATGACTTGTGTCTCCACCTCCTTTTTTTCATTAAGCTTGAATGGGGCTCAGTTTGGATATTTTAATGGGAAGAGAGGATTGAGGCAAGGTGATCCTGTGTCTCCTTTGCTTTTCACCATTTGTATGGAATACTTGACCAGGATACTAGATTTTGCCACACAGAAATGGTACTTCAGATTTCATCCACTTTGTGGGGGGTTAAGATTGAATCATTTGCTGTTTGCAGATGATCTTCTGATGTTCTGTAAGGGAGATGCTAGATCTATCATGCTTCTTTTAAGGGATTATGCAACTTTCTCAGCTTCCTCAGGATTGAAAATTAATACTACTAAGTCTGAGGTGGTCTTTAAAGGGGTGGCTGATGCAGTCAG GAACTACTTATGGGATGGGGGAGTTGAACACAACATAGCTCCTTTGGTTGCTTGGCAGAAGGCTTGTACTAGTAAGAAGTGTGGAGGTTTGGGTATTAAAGAGGCAGGAATTCTAAATAAAGCTACTGTAGGAAATCTGGTGCACTGGATTCACATGAAAGCTGATAGGCTTTGGGTACAGTGGGTGGATCATATCTATATACATGGTCAAGACTGGCAAAATTATCATCCTCCTCTGGATTCAAACTGGAACTGGAGGAATGTTTGTAAGGTGAAGGACTTATTTGTTGCAGGGTATCATAATAATCATTGGATTGCAGATCCAAAAGGTTATTCTATCAAGTCTGGTTATTCGTGGTTGCAGGGAGTGCACCCTCCTGTCAACTGGTACCAGGTTGTCTGGGATAGCTGGTGTCTACCTAAACATTCTTTTATGGGTTGGTTAATCAAGCTAGAAGCTCTTAACACCAGGGAAAAACTATTCAGGATTGGAGTTAGTGACACTGATAGCTTTGTCATCTGTGAGCAGTGGACTGAGTCTCATAAGCACCTGTTTAAAGAATGTGCTTTTAGTGCAAGAATCATTACTGGACTTGAGGAGTGGTTACAAGTACAGTTAGATGGAAATACTTCTTACTCATCCAGATTACAGCAGCAGGTCTGCCATTTGGTGATGATGGCATGTTGGTATAATATCTGGATTGAAAGAAACAGATGTATGATTGAATTCAGTATATGTAAGCCGGATAAAGTAGTGAATGAGGTGAAAAAACTAGTTCATATGCGAGTGCAGGGACTGGTTAAAGGGCAG TGTCATAATTTTAGTGCGGAATTTGATAGCCGTATAAAGAAGCTACAGACTCAACTGAATCAAATAGCTGCCGAGCAAGCATATGGGCAACAGGAAATGGTATATGCTGTTTATGCCGAGGGCATCTCGTCTTATGAG GTACCCTCGTATTCTGAATTTATTGGTCAAATTAATTGGTCTAAGAGGGATATTAGTGATGTTAAGACGGTAATGAATGTTGCTATGACTGAAGAGTGCAGCGCACTTCTTCGAAATGGGACCTTGCCCAAAATGTCTGACCCGG gtcttgacaagttcaCAGACCCGAGAGGAGAGATGGGTGCTCTTAGCATGAAGCCTGGAACTGCCTggatagacgacccaggaggaggtgttgataaGGCTACACCGTCTAGGAAGAAGCTGCGTGATGAGATGATAGATTGGGACCCGGATGCTGTGGGAAGCTGttgttcttacattgccaagcTGTGGAGGCCGGATGTCCGTCTGACGATTGCTGAAGCTACCGCGTCCAGTCAGAGGCCTAGTAGTAGGTCGATGATTTGTGCTGTTGGATAA